Proteins encoded together in one Chiloscyllium plagiosum isolate BGI_BamShark_2017 chromosome 3, ASM401019v2, whole genome shotgun sequence window:
- the gopc gene encoding Golgi-associated PDZ and coiled-coil motif-containing protein isoform X2, with amino-acid sequence MFLPRPFLHGDGSNDGSTRHSFGLLLLWQARAIESRFLDNQNRRRCRLQGGGERKLRGRAQAAGSQSPTATCLFLSRPTPSAMASSAGAAPAAVTGPSMFRWLEVLEKEFDKAFVDVDLLLGEIDPDQSEITYEGRQKMTALSSCFAQLCHKAQTVFQINHKLEAQLLDLKSELIDTQAEKAVLEKEVHDQLLQLHAVQLQLHAKTGQNVDSSSIKAKLEKELESNKKEKVKEAKLEADVKLLRKENEALRRHIAVLQAEVYGARLAAKYLDKELAGRVQQIQLLGRDMKGPAHDKLWNQLEAEIHLHRHKTVIRACRGRNDPKRPLPMPPGHDPNVIRKSQGVGPIRKILLVKEDHEGLGISITGGKEHGVPILISEIHQGQPAERCDGLHVGDAILAVNGIDLRDAKHKEAVTILSQQRGEIEFEVVYVAPEIDSDDENVDYEDETGHRYRLYLDELEESRNAAVGRNDGSGDAKPLAVTEQKPVLDAILNGDAGTSSETASEDATPKQKECAECSS; translated from the exons ATGTTCTTGCCCCGCCCCTTTCTCCATGGTGACGGCTCGAACGACGGTTCCACGCGCCACTCATTCGGCCTTCTACTGTTGTGGCAGGCGCGAGCAATCGAGAGTCGGTTCCTTGACAACCAGAACCGGAGGCGGTGCCGGCTCCAGGGAGGAGGCGAGAGGAAACTCCGGGGCAGGGCTCAGGCTGCGGGGTCGCAGTCACCAACCGCCACCTGCCTCTTTCTCTCCCGTCCCACTCCATCGGCTATGGCCTCCTCAGCCGGGGCTGCGCCGGCAGCGGTAACCGGCCCCTCCATGTTCCGCTGGCTGGAGGTGCTGGAGAAGGAGTTTGACAAGGCCTTCGTGGATGTGGACCTGCTCCTGGGGGAGATCGACCCCGACCAGTCCGAGATTACCTACGAGGGCCGCCAGAAAATGACGGCGCTTAGCTCCTGCTTCGCACAGCTTTGTCACAAGGCGCAGACCGTCTTCCAGATCAACCATAAACTGGAG GCTCAGTTACTGGATTTGAAATCAGAGCTAATCGACACCCAGGCTGAGAAGGCTGTGTTAGAGAAAGAAGTACATGATCAACTTCTCCAGCTTCATGCTGTCCAACTGCAGCTGCATGCTAAGACTGGGCAGAATGTTGACTCCAGCTCAATCAAGGCTAAACTA GAGAAAGAACTAGAATccaataaaaaagaaaaagtgaAGGAAGCAAAGCTAGAAGCTGATGTGAAACTGCTGAGAAAAGAGAATGAAGCCTTGCGTCGCCATATAGCAGTTCTGCAAGCTGAGGTATATGGTGCAAGGCTGGCTGCGAAGTACCTTGATAAAGAGCTGGCAGGCAG AGTGCAACAAATCCAGCTGTTGGGTCGAGACATGAAAGGACCTGCTCATGACAAACTCTGGAACCAGTTGGAAGCAGAAATACATCTTCACAGACATAAAACTGTTATTAGGGCATGTCGAGGGCGCAATGACCCAAAACGACCTTTGCCCATGCCACCTGGGCAC GATCCAAATGTTATAAGGAAGTCCCAAGGTGTTGGGCCAATTCGGAAAATCCTGTTAGTAAAAGAGGATCATGAAGGTCTTGGCATATCAATTACA GGTGGCAAGGAGCATGGAGTTCCAATTCTAATATCAGAAATCCATCAAGGTCAACCTGCTGAGCGATGTGATGGCCTGCATGTTGGAGATGCCATACTAGCTGTTAATGGAATCGATCTGAGAGATGCCAAACACAAAGAAGCTGTTACAATTCTCTCTCAGCAG agaggagagattgagtttgaAGTGGTGTATGTTGCTCCAGAGATAGACTCTGATGATGAAAATGTGGATTACGAAGATGAGACTGGGCACCGATATCGCTTATATCTTGATGAGCTGGAAGAAAGCAGAAATGCAGCTGTTGGCAGAAATGATGGCAGTGGTGACGCCAAACCCCTAGCAG tgacAGAACAGAAACCAGTTCTAGATGCCATCTTAAATGGGGATGCAGGAACAAGCAGTGAAACTGCTTCAGAAGATGCAACACCGAAACAGAAAGAGTGTGCAGAATGCTCATCTTAA
- the gopc gene encoding Golgi-associated PDZ and coiled-coil motif-containing protein isoform X1, with the protein MFLPRPFLHGDGSNDGSTRHSFGLLLLWQARAIESRFLDNQNRRRCRLQGGGERKLRGRAQAAGSQSPTATCLFLSRPTPSAMASSAGAAPAAVTGPSMFRWLEVLEKEFDKAFVDVDLLLGEIDPDQSEITYEGRQKMTALSSCFAQLCHKAQTVFQINHKLEAQLLDLKSELIDTQAEKAVLEKEVHDQLLQLHAVQLQLHAKTGQNVDSSSIKAKLSVLSVDELEKELESNKKEKVKEAKLEADVKLLRKENEALRRHIAVLQAEVYGARLAAKYLDKELAGRVQQIQLLGRDMKGPAHDKLWNQLEAEIHLHRHKTVIRACRGRNDPKRPLPMPPGHDPNVIRKSQGVGPIRKILLVKEDHEGLGISITGGKEHGVPILISEIHQGQPAERCDGLHVGDAILAVNGIDLRDAKHKEAVTILSQQRGEIEFEVVYVAPEIDSDDENVDYEDETGHRYRLYLDELEESRNAAVGRNDGSGDAKPLAVTEQKPVLDAILNGDAGTSSETASEDATPKQKECAECSS; encoded by the exons ATGTTCTTGCCCCGCCCCTTTCTCCATGGTGACGGCTCGAACGACGGTTCCACGCGCCACTCATTCGGCCTTCTACTGTTGTGGCAGGCGCGAGCAATCGAGAGTCGGTTCCTTGACAACCAGAACCGGAGGCGGTGCCGGCTCCAGGGAGGAGGCGAGAGGAAACTCCGGGGCAGGGCTCAGGCTGCGGGGTCGCAGTCACCAACCGCCACCTGCCTCTTTCTCTCCCGTCCCACTCCATCGGCTATGGCCTCCTCAGCCGGGGCTGCGCCGGCAGCGGTAACCGGCCCCTCCATGTTCCGCTGGCTGGAGGTGCTGGAGAAGGAGTTTGACAAGGCCTTCGTGGATGTGGACCTGCTCCTGGGGGAGATCGACCCCGACCAGTCCGAGATTACCTACGAGGGCCGCCAGAAAATGACGGCGCTTAGCTCCTGCTTCGCACAGCTTTGTCACAAGGCGCAGACCGTCTTCCAGATCAACCATAAACTGGAG GCTCAGTTACTGGATTTGAAATCAGAGCTAATCGACACCCAGGCTGAGAAGGCTGTGTTAGAGAAAGAAGTACATGATCAACTTCTCCAGCTTCATGCTGTCCAACTGCAGCTGCATGCTAAGACTGGGCAGAATGTTGACTCCAGCTCAATCAAGGCTAAACTA TCTGTCCTTTCAGTGGATGAGCTG GAGAAAGAACTAGAATccaataaaaaagaaaaagtgaAGGAAGCAAAGCTAGAAGCTGATGTGAAACTGCTGAGAAAAGAGAATGAAGCCTTGCGTCGCCATATAGCAGTTCTGCAAGCTGAGGTATATGGTGCAAGGCTGGCTGCGAAGTACCTTGATAAAGAGCTGGCAGGCAG AGTGCAACAAATCCAGCTGTTGGGTCGAGACATGAAAGGACCTGCTCATGACAAACTCTGGAACCAGTTGGAAGCAGAAATACATCTTCACAGACATAAAACTGTTATTAGGGCATGTCGAGGGCGCAATGACCCAAAACGACCTTTGCCCATGCCACCTGGGCAC GATCCAAATGTTATAAGGAAGTCCCAAGGTGTTGGGCCAATTCGGAAAATCCTGTTAGTAAAAGAGGATCATGAAGGTCTTGGCATATCAATTACA GGTGGCAAGGAGCATGGAGTTCCAATTCTAATATCAGAAATCCATCAAGGTCAACCTGCTGAGCGATGTGATGGCCTGCATGTTGGAGATGCCATACTAGCTGTTAATGGAATCGATCTGAGAGATGCCAAACACAAAGAAGCTGTTACAATTCTCTCTCAGCAG agaggagagattgagtttgaAGTGGTGTATGTTGCTCCAGAGATAGACTCTGATGATGAAAATGTGGATTACGAAGATGAGACTGGGCACCGATATCGCTTATATCTTGATGAGCTGGAAGAAAGCAGAAATGCAGCTGTTGGCAGAAATGATGGCAGTGGTGACGCCAAACCCCTAGCAG tgacAGAACAGAAACCAGTTCTAGATGCCATCTTAAATGGGGATGCAGGAACAAGCAGTGAAACTGCTTCAGAAGATGCAACACCGAAACAGAAAGAGTGTGCAGAATGCTCATCTTAA